A portion of the Sphingorhabdus pulchriflava genome contains these proteins:
- a CDS encoding ATP-binding protein, translated as MIIIAAGWITLLLIAGGLALDRVLVNAVSDNFDDQMEYVLTAMIASAEIGPDGEVRLNRPLGDQRFLEPNSGLYWQISGKGKMPFPSRSLWDRTLRVDFSHADSVPHFRSSSEFAGEPLRIVERAIVLPDSETRWIFIVAQSRESLDAQITELRTVLATAFAVLAFGLIIMAALQTFYGLWPLRDVRREIAAMRSGKQHRIQEALPDEVMPMVNELNALLDHNEKQAEEARRHAGNLAHALKTPLTVIMNSATAQAPDLAETVIREATTMRRQVDHHLARARAVGRRGHSHSRAEVWQSLESVERAVGRLYRHVRLDMAGDKEVAVRVERQDLDEMIGNLVENAAKYGGGSVFVTVEDQGDMVGIIIEDDGRGIPQKDRARIFDRGVRLDSGKPGTGLGMAIVRDVAEIYNGTIELDESEDMGGLLVRLKLPKAL; from the coding sequence ATGATCATCATCGCCGCAGGCTGGATAACCCTGTTGCTGATCGCAGGCGGACTCGCGCTTGACCGTGTACTGGTCAACGCGGTGTCGGACAATTTCGACGACCAGATGGAATATGTGCTGACGGCCATGATCGCCTCGGCCGAAATTGGCCCAGATGGTGAAGTCCGGCTGAACCGGCCTTTGGGGGACCAGCGCTTTCTGGAACCGAATAGCGGGCTGTATTGGCAAATCAGCGGCAAGGGTAAAATGCCGTTCCCGTCGCGGTCATTGTGGGACCGCACCTTGCGTGTCGATTTCAGCCATGCAGATTCGGTGCCGCATTTCCGCAGCAGCTCCGAGTTTGCGGGAGAACCATTGCGCATCGTCGAACGCGCGATCGTACTGCCCGACAGCGAGACACGCTGGATATTCATAGTGGCGCAAAGCCGCGAAAGTTTGGACGCCCAGATTACGGAATTGCGAACAGTCCTCGCGACAGCCTTTGCCGTTCTCGCTTTTGGCCTGATCATCATGGCCGCTTTGCAGACCTTTTACGGATTATGGCCTCTTCGCGATGTGCGCCGCGAAATTGCGGCGATGCGCAGCGGCAAACAGCATCGCATTCAGGAGGCATTGCCCGACGAGGTGATGCCAATGGTCAATGAACTCAATGCATTGCTAGATCATAATGAGAAACAAGCTGAGGAAGCGCGGCGCCATGCAGGCAATCTTGCGCATGCGTTGAAGACACCACTGACGGTTATCATGAACAGCGCCACGGCGCAGGCCCCCGACCTTGCCGAGACGGTGATCCGCGAGGCTACGACCATGCGGCGACAGGTCGATCACCATCTCGCCCGCGCCCGCGCGGTCGGGCGGCGCGGACACAGCCACAGCCGGGCCGAAGTCTGGCAAAGCCTCGAATCGGTCGAGCGCGCGGTCGGGCGCTTATACCGCCATGTTCGCCTCGACATGGCGGGCGACAAAGAGGTTGCGGTGCGTGTAGAGCGACAGGATCTGGACGAAATGATCGGCAATCTGGTCGAAAACGCAGCCAAATATGGTGGCGGCAGCGTCTTCGTCACCGTCGAGGATCAGGGCGATATGGTTGGCATCATCATTGAGGATGACGGTCGCGGTATCCCCCAAAAAGACAGGGCGCGCATTTTCGACCGTGGCGTACGGCTCGATAGCGGGAAGCCTGGCACTGGCCTTGGTATGGCTATCGTTCGCGACGTCGCCGAAATCTACAACGGCACTATCGAACTGGATGAAAGCGAGGATATGGGCGGATTGTTGGTCAGGTTGAAACTGCCAAAAGCGCTCTAA
- a CDS encoding response regulator transcription factor translates to MRILIVEDEPTLGQQLKSTLEGAGYAVDLSTDGEDGHFMGSTENYDAVILDLGLPEVDGLTVLDRWRREGKKFPVLVLTARDSWSDKVAGLDAGADDYLAKPFQTEELIARLRALIRRASGNASSELTAGDVRLDTRSGRVTLNGEPVKLTAQEYKLLSYLMHHKGKVVSRTELIEHIYDQDFDRDSNTIEVFVTRIRKKLGQDVISTIRGLGYSLEESRG, encoded by the coding sequence ATGCGCATCCTGATCGTGGAAGATGAACCGACACTCGGGCAGCAGCTCAAATCGACACTGGAAGGTGCCGGCTATGCTGTGGACCTGTCGACCGATGGCGAAGACGGCCATTTCATGGGTTCGACCGAAAATTACGACGCGGTGATCCTTGATCTTGGCCTTCCCGAGGTCGACGGACTGACCGTCCTCGACCGCTGGCGGCGTGAGGGGAAGAAATTCCCCGTGCTGGTGCTGACCGCGCGTGACAGTTGGTCGGACAAGGTTGCAGGCCTCGACGCAGGTGCCGATGATTATCTCGCAAAGCCCTTCCAGACCGAAGAGCTGATTGCCCGGTTGCGTGCGCTTATTCGCCGTGCTTCAGGTAATGCCTCGTCTGAACTGACCGCAGGCGATGTTCGCCTCGATACCCGATCGGGCCGAGTCACGCTGAACGGCGAGCCGGTGAAGCTGACGGCGCAGGAATATAAGCTGCTGTCGTACCTGATGCACCATAAGGGCAAGGTCGTTAGCCGCACCGAATTGATCGAACATATTTACGATCAGGATTTCGACCGCGATTCGAACACGATCGAAGTGTTCGTCACGCGCATCCGCAAGAAATTGGGTCAGGACGTGATTTCGACGATCCGTGGTCTTGGCTACAGCCTGGAAGAATCGCGCGGCTAA
- a CDS encoding PepSY domain-containing protein translates to MKKAVLLLLSITLGTVSITAPIHARKGDDQVKAREQMNSGKVLSLREIEGRVVPRMRGMEYLGPEYDGSAQVYRLKFIDSGRVIFVDVDARSGSVLRQR, encoded by the coding sequence ATGAAAAAAGCCGTCCTGCTCCTGCTGTCCATCACGCTGGGAACCGTCAGCATCACAGCCCCCATCCATGCCCGCAAGGGTGATGATCAGGTCAAGGCGCGTGAGCAGATGAATTCGGGCAAGGTTCTGTCCCTGCGCGAAATCGAAGGGCGCGTAGTGCCCCGGATGCGCGGGATGGAATATCTGGGCCCTGAATATGATGGCAGTGCGCAGGTGTATCGCCTTAAATTCATTGATTCGGGCCGCGTCATCTTCGTTGATGTCGATGCGCGTTCGGGCAGTGTATTGCGCCAGCGCTAG
- a CDS encoding SIMPL domain-containing protein → MRKLIIAALLATGSITGQAMATEVHITATNPVIDLSVTEYVDTTPDVASFSTGVQTLALTANEAVRQNNMQMSSVIARLKKLGIADKDIQTTQISLNQQFDYNEGRQVFRGFEANNTVTAKLRDLKKLPQFLDALASDGATNFNGPSFSVDDDSKLKETARDKVWDNAMKRANAIARKAGYASARVLRVEEQSGDFGGYPMPVMAVREQSSAKDTPIAPGQVRIGSTMNFTFEMVK, encoded by the coding sequence ATGCGCAAGCTGATTATCGCCGCACTTTTGGCAACCGGCAGCATCACGGGGCAAGCAATGGCAACCGAAGTCCACATCACTGCAACCAATCCCGTCATCGACCTTTCGGTGACCGAATATGTCGATACCACACCGGATGTCGCCAGTTTCTCAACCGGCGTGCAGACGCTCGCCCTGACCGCGAATGAAGCAGTCCGGCAGAACAACATGCAGATGTCTTCGGTCATCGCGCGGCTCAAAAAGCTTGGGATTGCCGACAAGGATATCCAGACGACCCAGATATCGCTCAACCAGCAGTTTGATTACAACGAAGGGCGGCAGGTTTTTCGCGGGTTTGAAGCGAACAACACTGTCACCGCCAAACTGCGCGATCTGAAGAAATTGCCGCAGTTCCTCGACGCGCTGGCTAGCGATGGTGCTACAAACTTCAACGGCCCGAGCTTCTCGGTCGATGATGATAGCAAGCTGAAGGAAACTGCGCGCGACAAGGTGTGGGACAACGCAATGAAGCGGGCGAACGCGATCGCGCGCAAAGCTGGCTATGCCAGCGCGCGCGTGTTGCGGGTCGAGGAGCAATCCGGCGACTTTGGCGGATATCCGATGCCGGTGATGGCGGTGCGCGAACAATCCTCGGCCAAAGATACGCCCATTGCGCCAGGTCAGGTGCGCATCGGCTCGACGATGAATTTCACCTTTGAAATGGTGAAGTAA
- a CDS encoding D-amino-acid transaminase — MRTVYLNGQYVPETEAKVSVFDRGFLFADAVYEVVSVIDGKLIDFDGHVARLHRSMAELRMPQPPGREELLTMCRELAARNALTEGMIYFEVTRGNPGDRDFLFPSAELQPTIVGFTQNAPLVDRPQAESGVSVVTLPDRRWQMAHVKTTQLLYASLMKAEAKACGADDAWLVRDGFVTEGSSQNAHIVTKQGKLITHPLDSSILHGITQSAVLELARQGVVEVETRSFTVEEAKDAAEAMVTAASAFVLPVTRIDGVQLGDGTCGPITRKLRETYIEFARNSAI, encoded by the coding sequence ATGCGCACAGTCTATCTCAACGGCCAATATGTCCCCGAAACTGAAGCCAAGGTGTCGGTCTTTGACCGCGGCTTTCTGTTCGCAGATGCGGTGTATGAAGTTGTCTCGGTTATCGATGGCAAGCTGATCGATTTTGATGGCCATGTCGCTCGCTTGCATCGTTCGATGGCCGAGCTGCGCATGCCGCAGCCGCCGGGGCGCGAAGAGCTGCTCACCATGTGCCGCGAACTCGCCGCGCGCAACGCGCTGACCGAAGGCATGATCTATTTTGAGGTCACACGCGGCAATCCGGGGGATCGCGATTTCCTTTTTCCGTCAGCCGAGCTTCAGCCGACCATCGTCGGCTTCACCCAAAACGCTCCGCTCGTGGACCGGCCACAGGCGGAAAGTGGGGTTTCCGTGGTCACGCTGCCCGACCGCCGCTGGCAGATGGCGCATGTGAAGACGACACAATTGCTCTACGCCTCACTGATGAAGGCCGAGGCCAAGGCGTGCGGGGCCGACGATGCCTGGCTGGTGCGCGACGGCTTCGTCACCGAGGGCAGTTCGCAAAATGCACACATTGTTACGAAGCAGGGCAAGCTCATCACCCATCCGCTCGACAGCAGCATCCTGCATGGCATCACCCAGTCGGCGGTGCTCGAACTGGCGCGTCAGGGCGTTGTCGAGGTCGAGACGCGATCCTTCACTGTAGAGGAAGCCAAGGACGCTGCCGAGGCAATGGTGACCGCCGCCTCTGCCTTCGTTCTTCCAGTCACCCGTATAGATGGCGTTCAGCTTGGGGATGGCACATGCGGGCCGATCACGCGGAAATTGCGCGAAACCTATATAGAGTTTGCGCGCAATTCCGCGATCTGA
- a CDS encoding ABC-F family ATP-binding cassette domain-containing protein, which produces MRAPPILSYEDLSLQQGAGWLFSDIDVFIGPRDRLALIGRNGAGKTTLMKLVAGILEPDKGKRTVVPGTNIVILEQDPDFAPFEKLIDYCLSGERAPPEHEIRSIADQLGIDLDREAKTASGGERRRAAICRALASEPDLLLLDEPTNHLDLAAIEWLEDWLTRYKGAFMVISHDRTFLTRLTRQTFWLDRGSLRRNEIGFGGYEAWMEAVYAEEARAADKLDAKLKIEAHWLERGVTARRKRNQGRLAKLWEMRAQRAAMLGPQGTAKLAAASDESKTKTVIAAEGVSKSFGDRKIIRDFTLRIQRGDRIGIVGANGTGKTTLIRMLTGEMQPDEGKITLSKTLTGIIIDQQRKLLLPEKKVRDVLADGSDWIVVRGHKKHIQGYLKEFLFDPNLVEARIGTLSGGERSRLLLAREFAREANLLVLDEPTNDLDLETLDLLQEVIADYEGTVLIVSHDRDFLDRTVTLTLGLDGSGKVDIIAGGYADWEAKRDRRPQNAAKTQKAAQPPTAPPPPKAVKLTYKDQRDYDLLPKRIEDIDAEIAKAEAELFDASLYTRNPKRFADLTSAIDALRAEKDAAEERWLELAEMVEALAS; this is translated from the coding sequence ATGCGTGCCCCTCCCATCCTGTCCTACGAAGATCTCTCGCTGCAGCAAGGCGCTGGCTGGCTGTTTAGCGACATCGATGTCTTCATCGGTCCGCGCGACCGGCTGGCGCTGATCGGACGTAATGGCGCGGGCAAGACGACGTTGATGAAACTAGTCGCCGGAATACTCGAACCCGACAAGGGCAAGCGGACTGTGGTTCCGGGCACCAATATCGTGATACTCGAACAGGACCCTGATTTTGCGCCGTTCGAAAAGCTGATCGACTATTGTCTGTCAGGCGAACGCGCTCCACCCGAGCATGAAATCCGCAGCATTGCAGACCAGTTGGGTATCGATCTTGACCGCGAGGCCAAGACCGCGAGCGGCGGCGAACGGCGGCGTGCTGCGATCTGCCGCGCGCTGGCGAGCGAGCCTGACCTGCTGCTTCTCGACGAACCGACCAACCATCTTGATCTGGCGGCGATTGAGTGGCTCGAAGACTGGCTGACTCGCTATAAGGGTGCCTTCATGGTCATCAGCCATGACCGCACTTTCCTTACCCGCCTGACGCGCCAGACTTTCTGGCTTGATCGGGGCAGCCTGCGCCGTAACGAAATCGGTTTTGGTGGCTATGAGGCATGGATGGAGGCGGTCTATGCCGAAGAGGCCCGCGCGGCGGACAAGCTTGATGCCAAGCTGAAGATCGAGGCGCACTGGCTTGAACGCGGGGTCACCGCGCGGCGCAAACGCAATCAGGGGCGGCTGGCGAAATTGTGGGAAATGCGCGCACAACGTGCGGCGATGCTCGGCCCGCAAGGCACGGCCAAGCTGGCGGCGGCTTCTGACGAATCCAAGACCAAGACGGTGATTGCGGCCGAGGGCGTTTCCAAAAGCTTTGGTGACCGCAAGATTATCCGCGACTTCACCCTGCGCATCCAGCGCGGCGACCGTATCGGTATCGTCGGCGCCAATGGAACCGGCAAGACCACGCTGATCCGGATGCTGACCGGCGAAATGCAGCCGGATGAGGGCAAGATCACCCTGTCGAAAACGCTGACGGGCATCATCATCGACCAGCAACGCAAATTGCTTTTGCCAGAAAAGAAGGTGCGCGATGTGCTCGCTGACGGCAGCGACTGGATTGTCGTGCGCGGACACAAAAAGCATATTCAGGGCTATCTAAAGGAATTCCTTTTCGACCCCAATCTGGTCGAGGCGCGGATCGGAACGCTCTCGGGTGGTGAACGCTCACGCCTGCTGCTCGCGCGCGAATTTGCGCGTGAAGCGAACCTGCTGGTGCTCGACGAACCCACCAACGATCTCGACCTTGAAACGCTCGACCTGTTACAGGAAGTCATCGCCGATTATGAAGGCACCGTGCTGATCGTCAGCCATGACCGCGATTTCCTTGACCGCACGGTGACATTGACGCTCGGTCTCGATGGATCGGGTAAAGTTGATATCATCGCGGGCGGTTATGCTGACTGGGAAGCCAAGCGCGACCGCCGCCCGCAAAATGCAGCCAAAACGCAGAAGGCGGCACAGCCCCCCACGGCCCCTCCACCACCTAAGGCCGTCAAACTGACGTACAAGGACCAGCGCGACTATGATCTGCTGCCAAAGCGGATCGAAGATATCGATGCGGAAATTGCCAAAGCGGAAGCCGAACTGTTCGACGCCAGTCTCTACACGCGCAATCCAAAGCGGTTTGCGGACCTCACATCGGCAATCGATGCATTGCGCGCCGAAAAGGATGCGGCAGAGGAGCGCTGGCTTGAACTGGCTGAGATGGTCGAGGCACTCGCATCCTGA
- a CDS encoding DUF6456 domain-containing protein has product MPRRNSASEPDKFRDPRMLVERALPDPTDDGSRYKPKRTVTVNLSESPLSWLHAHGHLSDRQLLAGEKLRSDYECACLGARTTMAWDSSPVSRGKRSAPSPFTPTERVLHAKQRFDDAMMALGRDLSDIAWRVICAGEGVPVAEKAMGWPLRSGKLVLRIALDRLGDYYRLPG; this is encoded by the coding sequence ATGCCGCGTCGCAATTCAGCCAGCGAACCCGACAAATTTCGCGACCCCCGCATGCTCGTTGAACGTGCGCTACCCGACCCGACCGATGACGGTTCGCGTTACAAACCCAAGCGAACCGTCACCGTCAACCTGTCCGAATCTCCACTGTCCTGGCTGCACGCGCATGGCCATTTGTCCGACCGGCAATTGCTGGCGGGAGAAAAACTGCGCAGCGATTATGAATGCGCTTGTCTGGGTGCGCGGACCACGATGGCTTGGGATTCATCACCCGTTTCGCGTGGAAAACGCAGTGCGCCATCGCCCTTCACGCCCACCGAACGCGTGCTGCACGCCAAGCAACGTTTCGATGACGCCATGATGGCGCTTGGCCGCGATCTGAGCGATATCGCATGGCGGGTGATCTGCGCAGGCGAGGGCGTGCCCGTGGCAGAAAAGGCGATGGGATGGCCGCTTCGATCAGGAAAGCTGGTGCTACGTATCGCGCTCGACCGGCTGGGGGATTATTACCGGTTGCCGGGGTGA
- a CDS encoding helix-turn-helix domain-containing protein yields the protein MLHRIREVRRAKGYTLLDVAERCDPPTTAQTIGRLETGTRTLSLDWLNRIADALGVDASELVQLPDQEELPVAAHLGIDGVQAPTKTDTMVAPRLVGEMVGLRVMDSIGDYRRGDEIWCEQMPPERFAEALNCDILVPRPAGRFLFGRLLGREDGKLHLLPLAAGARQQVVADPAWIARASKLVRSL from the coding sequence ATGCTGCACCGAATCCGTGAAGTCCGCCGCGCCAAGGGATATACCCTGCTCGACGTCGCCGAACGCTGCGACCCGCCCACCACCGCGCAGACCATAGGCCGTCTGGAAACCGGAACGCGCACCTTGTCGCTCGATTGGCTCAACCGAATAGCCGATGCTTTGGGCGTCGACGCCAGCGAATTGGTGCAGCTGCCCGATCAGGAAGAACTACCGGTTGCTGCCCATCTGGGTATCGACGGTGTGCAAGCACCAACCAAAACCGATACGATGGTCGCGCCGCGCCTGGTCGGTGAAATGGTGGGGCTTCGGGTCATGGACAGCATCGGCGACTATCGGCGCGGCGATGAAATATGGTGCGAGCAAATGCCGCCCGAACGCTTTGCCGAGGCGCTCAATTGCGATATTCTGGTCCCCCGCCCTGCAGGTCGCTTCCTGTTCGGAAGACTGTTGGGGCGCGAGGATGGAAAGTTGCACTTGCTCCCGCTCGCTGCAGGTGCCCGCCAGCAGGTGGTAGCTGACCCCGCATGGATTGCGCGCGCAAGTAAGCTGGTTCGCTCGCTTTAA
- a CDS encoding glycosyltransferase gives MRILSLSTLYPSAAAPNFGRFVELSLDAADATGEVEIIRISPKGLPPWPLSKLLSAYRRRSALQQEDACNGKAVLRPHFTLFPRMAPARNAAAIAKAVLPLARRLHAQQPFDLVDAQFFWPDGPAAMRIAEALGLPFSIKARGADIHYWTTVAGCREQIVEAARKSTGLLAVSDAIKDDIVALGVDATKIRVHRTGIDRSLFNIPTEPHNMLRERLQVPIYEALLVCVGALIPRKGQAFAIKAMAKLPDARLALIGEGEDRQMLGKLAHELGVAERVHFLGSLPHSEIAHYLQAADVAVLPSSSEGLANAWIEALACGTQLVITDTGGAREVLHSDTAGRIVERDAEAIAAAVHELLASPPHRETVAATVADYSWEANGAALVAHWRHLLVRKA, from the coding sequence ATGCGCATTCTCTCGCTCTCGACCCTTTATCCCAGCGCCGCCGCGCCAAATTTCGGGCGTTTTGTCGAACTGTCGCTCGACGCCGCCGACGCCACAGGTGAAGTCGAGATTATCCGCATCAGCCCCAAAGGCCTGCCGCCCTGGCCGCTGTCCAAACTGCTTTCTGCCTATCGCCGGCGATCTGCATTGCAGCAAGAAGACGCTTGCAACGGAAAGGCAGTGCTGCGGCCCCATTTCACTTTGTTCCCCCGAATGGCCCCGGCCCGCAATGCCGCCGCCATTGCCAAGGCCGTGCTACCCCTTGCCCGTCGCCTGCATGCGCAGCAGCCTTTCGATCTGGTCGATGCGCAATTCTTCTGGCCTGATGGCCCTGCAGCGATGCGAATTGCAGAAGCACTAGGTCTTCCTTTTTCGATCAAGGCGCGCGGCGCGGATATTCATTATTGGACGACAGTTGCCGGATGCCGCGAGCAGATTGTCGAGGCAGCGCGAAAGTCCACCGGATTGCTGGCCGTCTCAGACGCTATCAAAGACGATATCGTTGCACTGGGCGTCGATGCGACCAAGATACGGGTCCATCGTACCGGCATTGACCGCTCGCTTTTCAATATCCCGACCGAACCGCACAATATGCTGCGCGAACGGCTGCAAGTTCCAATTTATGAAGCGCTGCTTGTGTGCGTCGGCGCCCTCATTCCACGCAAAGGCCAAGCCTTTGCCATCAAGGCGATGGCGAAATTGCCAGACGCACGTCTAGCGCTCATCGGTGAAGGCGAAGACCGGCAAATGCTTGGAAAATTGGCGCACGAACTGGGGGTTGCTGAACGTGTCCACTTCCTCGGATCCTTACCCCATAGCGAAATTGCCCATTATCTGCAGGCCGCCGATGTCGCGGTGCTACCTTCGTCCAGCGAAGGCCTGGCCAACGCCTGGATAGAGGCTCTTGCCTGCGGAACGCAGCTGGTTATTACCGACACGGGCGGAGCGCGCGAAGTACTGCATTCCGACACAGCAGGCAGGATTGTCGAACGTGATGCCGAAGCTATAGCTGCAGCGGTGCACGAACTGCTTGCATCACCGCCCCACCGTGAGACGGTTGCGGCGACGGTCGCCGACTATAGCTGGGAGGCAAATGGCGCCGCGCTGGTCGCGCATTGGCGCCATTTACTGGTCAGGAAAGCTTAG
- the secF gene encoding protein translocase subunit SecF yields the protein MKLLKLVPDNTNIGFLKWRNIAFGVSILLMVASIALVATRGLNFGVDFIGGQMIRTTFVGEQAAPVEALRESVGELGYGEPTIQRFGAENQVSIRMKLPDGADKKPELANVMAEKIVAKIKEDHPKVRIDGVDSVSGKVSSELFEKGFFALIAAALGVAVYVWFRFEWQFGMGAIWALVHDITLTFGLFALTQMEFDLNIIAALLTIIGYSLNDTIVIYDRIRENLMKFRKMDLPALLDLSVNETLSRTVMTSLTILTPLVVLVLFGPDVIFGFSVAMAFGIFVGSYSSIYQSAPFLIWFGVNSDSFVPAEKVADSKVERLNEGKV from the coding sequence ATGAAACTTTTGAAGCTCGTTCCCGACAATACCAATATCGGCTTCCTCAAATGGCGGAATATCGCCTTCGGCGTTTCGATCCTGTTGATGGTCGCATCCATCGCGCTGGTCGCGACGCGTGGCCTGAATTTCGGCGTGGATTTTATCGGTGGCCAGATGATCCGTACGACATTTGTCGGTGAACAGGCCGCTCCGGTTGAGGCGCTGCGTGAGTCCGTCGGCGAATTGGGTTATGGCGAGCCGACCATCCAGCGCTTCGGTGCGGAAAACCAGGTTTCGATCCGGATGAAGCTGCCCGACGGAGCAGACAAGAAGCCGGAACTGGCGAATGTCATGGCCGAAAAAATCGTTGCCAAGATCAAGGAAGACCATCCCAAAGTTCGAATAGACGGAGTCGATTCGGTCTCTGGCAAAGTGTCGAGCGAATTGTTCGAAAAGGGCTTTTTCGCATTGATCGCTGCGGCATTGGGGGTCGCGGTCTATGTCTGGTTCCGCTTTGAATGGCAGTTCGGCATGGGCGCAATTTGGGCGCTGGTGCATGATATCACGCTAACCTTTGGCCTGTTCGCGCTGACGCAGATGGAATTCGATTTGAACATCATCGCGGCGCTGCTGACGATCATCGGTTATTCGCTCAACGATACGATCGTTATTTATGACCGCATTCGCGAAAATCTGATGAAATTCCGTAAGATGGATTTGCCTGCGCTGCTCGATCTTTCGGTCAACGAAACATTGTCGCGGACAGTCATGACCAGCTTGACCATATTGACTCCGCTGGTGGTACTGGTGCTGTTCGGGCCAGACGTAATCTTCGGTTTCAGCGTCGCGATGGCCTTTGGCATTTTCGTCGGCTCCTATTCGTCAATCTATCAGTCGGCTCCCTTCCTCATCTGGTTCGGGGTGAATTCGGACAGCTTTGTGCCTGCCGAAAAGGTCGCTGACAGCAAGGTCGAACGACTGAACGAAGGAAAAGTCTAA
- the secD gene encoding protein translocase subunit SecD produces the protein MLDFPRWRVIMLNILIVLSLLLALPSFLPKSWLDRIPDGVPKQTISLGLDLAGGSHILLEADTAQLARDRLESIEDSVRTAMRRAEPRIAIEGVTRTGGKLSFIVTDPAQIDAAREALLPIIANSVGGRDWTIEVTDGNRISLIPAATGNTTALDQAMNSAKDVIDRRINAVGTLEPTIIRQGADRIVVQVPGLDDPQALKELIGKTAKLEFKVVDEGADPEQTAQGKARVGSQVLPYPDNPTGIPYIAVRRLGGISGDKLTGAQQSFDQQTNEAVVIIQFDGEGGQRFARMTQQNTGKLFAIILDGQVISAPRINEPILGGTSQISGSFTVESASQLAIALNSGALPVNLKVVEERSVGPDLGADSIRSGMIAALVGTAAVLMWMILSYGRFGIYASYALVLNVAMILAVMAMFNATLTLPGIAGFVLTIGAAVDANVLINERIREERRKGRRVIQAIENGYKEASRAIFDANITNVIAAVLLFIFGSGPIRGFAVVLMIGIVTSVFTAVTFTRMWVSRWVKRARPQDLNI, from the coding sequence ATGCTGGATTTTCCACGCTGGCGCGTAATCATGCTCAACATACTGATTGTGTTGAGCCTGCTGTTGGCGCTGCCAAGTTTCCTGCCAAAAAGCTGGCTGGATCGCATTCCTGACGGGGTTCCCAAGCAAACGATCAGCCTCGGGCTCGATCTTGCAGGCGGCAGTCACATCCTTTTGGAAGCAGACACTGCCCAATTGGCACGTGACCGGCTGGAATCGATCGAAGACAGCGTTCGTACGGCGATGCGGCGCGCGGAACCGCGCATTGCGATCGAAGGTGTAACCCGAACGGGCGGCAAGCTCAGCTTCATCGTTACCGATCCCGCGCAGATTGATGCGGCACGCGAGGCGCTGCTGCCAATCATCGCAAACAGCGTTGGCGGACGCGATTGGACGATCGAAGTCACCGACGGAAACCGCATCAGCCTGATACCGGCGGCAACCGGTAATACTACCGCGCTCGACCAGGCAATGAATTCGGCCAAGGACGTTATCGATCGCCGTATCAACGCAGTTGGCACTCTGGAGCCAACCATCATCCGTCAGGGTGCGGATCGTATCGTTGTGCAGGTGCCCGGCCTCGACGACCCGCAGGCGCTAAAGGAACTGATCGGCAAGACCGCCAAGCTGGAGTTCAAGGTGGTCGATGAAGGCGCTGACCCCGAGCAGACCGCGCAGGGCAAGGCCCGAGTCGGCAGCCAGGTTTTGCCCTATCCCGACAACCCGACGGGCATTCCCTATATCGCGGTGCGCCGCCTCGGCGGCATTTCCGGCGACAAGTTGACTGGCGCACAGCAAAGTTTCGACCAGCAAACAAACGAAGCGGTGGTCATCATCCAGTTTGATGGCGAGGGTGGTCAGCGCTTTGCCCGTATGACCCAGCAGAATACCGGTAAGCTGTTCGCCATCATCCTTGACGGTCAGGTCATTTCCGCGCCGCGGATCAATGAACCAATTTTGGGCGGCACGTCGCAGATTTCGGGAAGCTTCACTGTGGAAAGCGCGAGCCAGCTGGCAATTGCGCTCAACTCGGGCGCTTTGCCGGTCAATCTGAAGGTTGTTGAGGAGCGCTCGGTTGGTCCTGATCTGGGTGCGGACTCGATCCGCAGCGGGATGATTGCCGCACTGGTCGGCACCGCCGCCGTACTGATGTGGATGATCCTGTCATACGGCCGGTTCGGCATCTATGCGAGCTATGCTCTGGTCCTGAACGTAGCGATGATTTTGGCGGTTATGGCGATGTTCAATGCAACGCTGACGCTGCCGGGCATTGCCGGTTTCGTGCTGACCATCGGCGCAGCGGTTGACGCGAACGTGCTGATTAACGAACGCATACGCGAAGAACGACGAAAGGGCCGACGCGTCATCCAGGCCATCGAAAATGGTTATAAGGAAGCGAGCCGTGCGATTTTCGACGCGAATATCACCAACGTCATTGCCGCTGTGCTGCTCTTCATCTTTGGCTCGGGCCCGATCCGCGGCTTTGCCGTGGTTCTGATGATCGGCATCGTGACATCGGTGTTCACGGCAGTGACCTTTACACGGATGTGGGTGTCGCGCTGGGTCAAGCGCGCCCGTCCGCAAGACCTGAATATTTGA